One part of the Humulus lupulus chromosome 9, drHumLupu1.1, whole genome shotgun sequence genome encodes these proteins:
- the LOC133800939 gene encoding berberine bridge enzyme-like 8: MANISKSPNLLLIFAPLFVLLWLSWQASSVSCSTTSSPHDFIPCLLENSHPSHPISPAIFTPKNSTFSSVLQSYIRNLRFNTSSTRKPFLIITALHESHIQAAIVCAHKLNLQMKIRSGGHDYEGVSYVAEVPFFILDMFNLRKINIDIEKETAWVQTGATLGEVYYNIAQRSKVHGYPAGVCPTVGVGGHISGGGYGTMMRKFGLTVDNLDDALLIDINGRLLDRKAMGEDLFWAISGGGGASFGVVLAYKIKLVRVPEKATFFSVQRTMEQNASFIASKWQQVADKLDDDVFVRLVMDVKNDTKTGKRTGRATFNGFYLGGSESIVSILGKSFPELGLKQSDCNETSWIKATVLFWTSNIPNGSYDSVLISRTPSVNYLKRKSDYVKKPITKKGLESIWGRMMELDGPIMLTFNPYGGRMAEIPENASPFPHRVGNLALIQYAINWNEAGADVANKYIGLTRKLYQHMTPFVSKNPREAFFNYKDLDLGINHNGKASYWEGRAYGVKYFKGNFNRLVEIKRRVDPGNFFRNEQSIPVFPHHL, encoded by the coding sequence atggcCAATATTTCAAAATCTCCAAACCTTTTGTTAATATTTGCACCATTATTTGTTCTACTTTGGCTTTCATGGCAGGCATCTTCGGTAAGTTGTAGTACTACTTCAAGTCCTCACGACTTTATTCCATGCCTTCTTGAAAACTCACATCCCTCTCACCCAATTTCGCCAGCCATCTTCACCCCAAAAAATTCCACCTTCTCGTCTGTCTTACAATCCTACATCCGAAACCTTCGATTCAACACTTCTTCTACCAGAAAACCCTTTCTCATCATAACCGCCCTGCATGAGTCCCATATCCAAGCCGCCATTGTTTGTGCCCATAAACTTAACTTGCAAATGAAGATAAGAAGCGGTGGCCACGATTACGAAGGCGTATCATACGTCGCCGAAGTACCCTTCTTCATCCTTGACATGTTTAATCTCCGAAAAATCAATATTGATATCGAAAAAGAGACTGCATGGGTGCAAACTGGCGCAACTCTTGGTGAAGTTTACTATAACATAGCACAAAGAAGCAAAGTCCATGGCTACCCTGCCGGAGTTTGCCCCACAGTGGGTGTTGGTGGCCATATCAGCGGCGGTGGTTATGGAACTATGATGAGAAAATTTGGTCTAACAGTTGATAATTTAGACGATGCCCTATTGATTGACATTAATGGCCGACTCCTAGATAGAAAAGCTATGGGGGAAGACCTATTTTGGGCTATAAGCGGTGGTGGTGGAGCTAGCTTCGGTGTCGTTTTGGCGTACAAGATTAAACTCGTTCGTGTGCCAGAAAAAGCCACATTTTTCAGTGTCCAGAGAACTATGGAGCAAAATGCATCGTTCATTGCTTCTAAGTGGCAACAAGTGGCGGATAAACTAGACGACGACGTTTTCGTAAGGCTTGTAATGGACGTGAAGAACGATACGAAAACGGGAAAAAGAACGGGTAGAGCTACTTTCAATGGATTTTATCTTGGAGGTTCTGAAAGCATTGTTTCCATTTTGGGAAAGAGCTTCCCCGAATTGGGTTTAAAGCAATCAGACTGTAATGAGACGAGTTGGATCAAAGCCACTGTACTCTTCTGGACGAGCAACATCCCCAATGGCTCATACGACAGTGTTTTGATCTCTCGAACACCTTCGGTCAACTACCTGAAACGCAAATCAGATTATGTCAAGAAACCCATTACGAAGAAGGGTTTGGAATCGATTTGGGGTAGAATGATGGAGCTCGATGGTCCAATCATGTTGACTTTCAATCCGTACGGTGGGAGAATGGCTGAGATTCCCGAGAATGCAAGTCCATTCCCGCATAGAGTTGGGAACTTGGCTTTGATTCAGTACGCCATCAACTGGAATGAAGCTGGGGCTGACGTGGCCAATAAATACATCGGTTTGACTAGGAAACTTTATCAGCACATGACTCCTTTTGTGTCTAAGAATCCCAGAGAAGCGTTTTTTAACTATAAGGATCTTGATTTGGGAATCAACCATAATGGGAAAGCTAGCTATTGGGAAGGGAGAGCTTATGGGGTTAAGTATTTCAAAGGTAATTTCAATAGGTTGGTGGAGATTAAGAGGAGGGTTGACCCTGGTAATTTCTTCAGGAATGAGCAGAGCATCCCTGTTTTTCCACATCATCTATGA